Within the Streptomyces sp. YIM 121038 genome, the region CACCCACGACGGTCTGGGCAAGTACTACCGCCAGACCATCGAGGAGTCCACCGAGGCCCCCGTCGACGTCGTCCAGGTCCTCAAGGACAAGCAGGTCGACGTCCTCGTCTGCTACCTGCCCGTCGGTTCCGAGGACGCCGCGAAGTTCTACGCGCAGTGCGCCATCGACGCCAAGGTCGCCTTCGTCAACGCCCTGCCGGTGTTCATCGCGGGCACCAAGGAGTGGGCGGACAAGTTCACCGAGGCCGGCGTCCCGATCGTCGGTGACGACATCAAGTCCCAGGTCGGCGCCACCATCACGCACCGCGTCATGGCGAAGCTGTTCGAGGACCGCGGCGTCCGTCTCGAGCGCACCATGCAGCTGAACGTCGGCGGCAACATGGACTTCAAGAACATGCTGGAGCGCGACCGCCTCGAGTCGAAGAAGATCTCGAAGACGCAGGCCGTCACCTCGCAGATCCCCGACCGCGAGCTGGGCGAGAAGAACGTCCACATCGGCCCGTCCGACTACGTGGCGTGGCTCGACGACCGCAAGTGGGCGTACGTCCGCCTCGAGGGCCGCGCCTTCGGCGACGTCCCGCTGAACCTGGAGTACAAGCTCGAGGTCTGGGACTCCCCGAACTCGGCGGGTGTCATCATCGACGCCCTGCGCGCCGCGAAGATCGCCAAGGACCGCG harbors:
- a CDS encoding inositol-3-phosphate synthase, with the protein product MGSVRVAIVGVGNCAASLVQGVEYYKDADPDSKVPGLMHVQFGDYHVGDVEFVAAFDVDAKKVGLDLADAIGASENNTIKICDVPNTGVQVQRGHTHDGLGKYYRQTIEESTEAPVDVVQVLKDKQVDVLVCYLPVGSEDAAKFYAQCAIDAKVAFVNALPVFIAGTKEWADKFTEAGVPIVGDDIKSQVGATITHRVMAKLFEDRGVRLERTMQLNVGGNMDFKNMLERDRLESKKISKTQAVTSQIPDRELGEKNVHIGPSDYVAWLDDRKWAYVRLEGRAFGDVPLNLEYKLEVWDSPNSAGVIIDALRAAKIAKDRGIGGPILSASSYFMKSPPVQYFDDEAFANVEKFIKGEVER